Proteins from one Telopea speciosissima isolate NSW1024214 ecotype Mountain lineage chromosome 1, Tspe_v1, whole genome shotgun sequence genomic window:
- the LOC122661682 gene encoding kinesin-like protein KIN-5B, with amino-acid sequence MSFTPEQTRKTWLGVTPSPAPFLTPRSERRRTDPRVLDGSSNRQDRDREVNVQVLVRCRPLSDEEQRLNIPKAISCNEQRREVTVLQSIANKQIDRAFTFDKVFGPKAQQRSIYDHAISPIVNEVLEGFNCTVFAYGQTGTGKTYTMEGGMKTKGGGELSADAGVIPRAVRQIFDTLEAQKADYSMKVTFLELYNEEITDLLALEDNTRFVEDKQKKPISLMEDGKGVVFVRGLEEEVVYSANEIYNLLERGSAKRRTADTLLNKHSSRSHSVFSITIHVKETTIGDEELVKCGKLNLVDLAGSENICRSGAREGRAREAGEINKSLLTLGRVINALVEHSGHIPYRDSKLTRLLRDSLGGKTKTCIIATVSPSAHCLEETLSTLDYAYRAKNIRNKPEANQKMSRTVLLKDLYLEIERMKEDLRAAREKNGVYVPQERFAQDEAEKKAMNEKIEQLEIDLEQRGKEVDTYRELYLTEQEQKLDVESVLKECKTNLESSKKDFEGLQEQHRTTISTLKEKEFIISNLLHSENSLIERAKELRANLQYASEDITTLFAKIDQKNHMETENHGLILTFGSHLDQSLKNLHKTILGCTSQQQQHLRCMEEHIGSFIASKCDATKVLELKVEKIKDTYTSGVGLMKELANTLQKKASSDLEQIKSTVSAHTMAAEKFLLTAVLEAGEVISEIQSSLDAQKQLLSLSAQQQDEGLQRSLVSAQLVSKATFDFFNDLHQHVSKLMTILEETHVEKSHQLASFKKRFQEESAREEKVALEKIALILTTLTSNKSAMVSDALRNMNDESTEEKQKLEQEVSNMQQVSVDAKQKWNEYIEKVQSNFLEDTFSAAGTRATMENILQECSKRVEDSRKQWENAQLSIDHLNRSSIIEIESTVKEDIHSNHIALEEFVSASSSTDAKFNVRTCDLLAAVKDSLLLDHESKKGIESISTLCMDQLRSVQDNHSEGVSNLRNRAEQCLRKEYLVDSNGMLKKRAIEVPTLASIEALRTPVLEDLTEKMKSMNRSKGSSVDSKIHPCTESPNRTPFAAVN; translated from the exons ATGTCTTTCACTCCGgaacaaacaagaaaaacatGGCTGGGGGTCACCCCATCTCCTGCTCCCTTCCTAACGCCTCGATCTGAAAGGCGTCGAACTGATCCCAGAGTGTTGGATGGCAGCTCTAATCGCCAGGACAGAGATCGGGAGGTTAACGTGCAAGTTCTCGTAAGATGCAG GCCATTAAGTGATGAAGAACAAAGACTAAACATTCCAAAGGCGATATCATGCAATGAGCAGAGAAGAGAAGTCACTGTTTTGCAAAGTATAGCTAACAAGCAAATAGATAGAGCTTTTACTTTTGATAAG GTCTTCGGCCCCAAGGCACAGCAGAGATCAATATATGACCATGCAATTTCACCTATTGTTAATGAAGTTCTTGAGGGTTTCAACTGTACTGTCTTTGCTTACGGGCAGACAGGCACAGGTAAAACCTACACAATGGAGGGAGGGATGAAAACAAAG GGTGGTGGAGAATTGTCTGCTGATGCTGGTGTAATTCCAAGAGCAGTTCGCCAAATATTTGATACATTGGAAGCACAAAAGGCTGACTATAGCATGAAAGTGACTTTTTTGGAGCTGTACAATGAAGAAATAACTGACTTATTGGCTCTTGAAGATAATACTAGATTTGTCGAAGATAAACAAAAGAAACCAATTTCCTTAATGGAGGATGGAAAAGGTGTTGTTTTTGTAAGAGGTCTTGAAGAAGAGGTCGTGTACAGTGCTAATGAAATTTATAACCTCCTGGAACGGGGATCAGCAAAAAGACGCACTGCAGATACCTTGTTAAACAAGCACAGCAG CCGTTCTCATTCAGTCTTTTCCATTACCATCCATGTGAAGGAAACAACAATAGGAGATGAGGAGCTTGTAAAATGTGGCAAGCTTAATCTTGTCGACTTGGCAGGCTCAGAGAACATTTGTCGATCTGGCGCACGCGAG GGTCGAGCAAGGGAAGCAGGGGAGATCAACAAGAGCTTACTTACCCTTGGCCGTGTGATAAATGCACTTGTGGAACATTCTGGTCATATACCTTACAG GGATAGTAAGCTGACACGGTTGTTAAGAGACTCATTGGgtggaaaaacaaaaacttgTATCATAGCTACTGTTTCTCCATCTGCACATTGTTTGGAAGAAACTTTAAGCACACTTGATTATGCCTATCGTGCTAAAAACATCAGAAACAAACCAGAG GCGAACCAAAAAATGTCCAGGACTGTTCTTCTCAAAGACTTGTATCTAGAAATTGAGAGAATGAAAGAAG ATTTACGAGCAGCAAGGGAAAAAAATGGTGTATATGTTCCCCAAGAAAGGTTTGCCCAAGATGAGGCAGAGAAGAAG GCAATGAATGAGAAGATAGAACAATTAGAGATTGATCTTGAACAGAGGGGGAAG GAAGTTGATACATATCGAGAGCTCTACCTTACTGAGCAAGAACAGAAACTGGATGTGGAAAGTGTTCTCAAGGAATGCAAG ACAAATCTGGAGAGCAGTAAGAAGGATTTTGAGGGCCTTCAAGAGCAACACAGGACAACCATATCAACTCTGAAGGAGAAGGAGTTCATCATCTCAAATCTACTACACTCAG AAAACTCTCTAATTGAACGGGCAAAGGAGTTGCGTGCTAATTTGCAATATGCATCAGAAGATATAACCACATTGTTTGCAAAAATAG ATCAGAAGAACCACATGGAAACGGAAAACCATGGGCTGATTCTGACATTTGGGTCCCATCTTGATCAGAGCTTGAAAAATCTGCACAAAACAATTCTAGGGTGTACCTCTCAACAACAGCAACATCTAAGATGCATGGAAGAACATATAGGCTCATTTATTGCAAGTAAATGTGAT GCAACAAAAGTCTTGGAATTAAaagttgaaaaaataaaagatacatATACTTCTGGGGTTGGGCTCATGAAGGAGCTTGCAAATACACTGCAAAAGAAGGCTTCTTCTGACCTGGAGCAAATAAAATCAACAGTTTCAGCCCACACAATGGCTGCTGAAAAG TTCCTGTTAACTGCAGTTTTGGAGGCTGGGGAGGTTATCTCTGAGATTCAGAGCTCCCTTGATGCACAAAAGCAGCTCTTATCTCTCTCTGCTCAACAACAAGATGAG GGACTGCAAAGGAGTCTGGTATCAGCACAGTTGGTCTCAAAGGCAACATTTGATTTCTTTAATGACCTTCATCAGCATGTTTCTAAACTCATGACCATTCTTGAAGAAACTCATGTGGAAAAATCCCATCAGTTGGCATCTTTTAAGAAGAGGTTTCAG GAAGAGTCTGCAAGAGAGGAGAAAGTGGCTCTCGAAAAAATTGCTTTGATATTGACAACATTAACATCTAATAAAAGCGCAATG GTTTCAGATGCCCTAAGGAACATGAATGACGAAAGTacagaagaaaagcaaaaattgGAGCAAGAGGTGTCCAACATGCAGCAAGTCTCAGTGGATGCTAAGCAGAAGTGGAACGAATACATAGAAAAGGTACAAAGCAATTTCTTGGAAGACACATTCTCAGCAGCTGGGACTAGAGCTACGATGGAAAACATTCTCCAGGAATg CTCAAAGAGAGTGGAGGATTCCAGGAAACAGTGGGAGAATGCTCAGTTATCCATAGACCACCTAAACAGGAGCAGTATCATAGAGATAGAATCTACAGTAAA GGAAGATATTCATTCAAATCACATTGCACTCGAAGAGTTTGTATCTGCATCCTCCTCTACTGATGCAAAATTCAATGTCAGAACTTGTGATCTGCTGGCAGCTGTGAAGG ACTCACTTTTGCTGGACCATGAATCTAAGAAAGGAATAGAATCTATCTCGACCTTATGCATGGATCAACTTAGATCTGTTCAAGACAATCATAGTGAAGGCGTATCAAACCTCAGAAACAGAGCAGAACAATGCCTCCGAAAAGAGTACTTG